The Winogradskyella schleiferi genome contains the following window.
TTGAATACTGTAAGTGAGTCAGACTAAGCCCACATTAATCTTTACACTTTCATGATTACATGTTTTGGCATACGCTGAATTTCTAGCAGACTGCATTAGACAACAACTAAAAGAAAAACGCACACATTTTGACGAAATGAAAATGATGGGCGGATTACACTTAAAAGTCGATCATAAAATGCTTTGTGGAATTCATATCGACAATAATTATGGAGACAGCTTGATAATGGCTAGAATTGGACAAGCTATTTACGAAACTGAATTAAAAAAACCAGAATGTTTACCAATGGATTTCACAGACCGAGCAATAAAAGGTTATATTTTTGTAACACCTGAGGGTTTTGATACAGATAACGACTTGCCTTATTGGCTAGATTTGTGTTTGGAATTTAATCCCTTAGTAAAAGCCAGAAAATTTAAAAAGAAAACGAAATAGCACTTTTCCCGTTTTTATATTTTCTAAAATATTAGAGTTATATTTAAACCAACACAACCAAAGTAACCGACTTGAATCCCAATCGTCTATATTTTATCGATGCCGTAAGAGCATTTGCCATCTTAATGATGCTGCAAGGACATTTTATAGACACACTTCTCGATCCATCCTATAAAGATCAAAGAAATACTGTTTTTAAAATTTGGGAATATTTTAGAGGTATAACGGCGCCTACTTTTTTTACCATTTCTGGGCTCATCTTTTCTTACTTACTTATCAAGGCTAAACGTAGCGGAAATGTAAAGCAACGTATGCGAAAAGGTTTCACAAGAGGTTTAATGCTCATTGGCATTGGCTACTTGCTAAGAGCGCCTATATTTCAATGGTTAATAGGGGAATTCAATTCTTATTTTTTGGTTATTGATGTTTTGCATTGCATTGGTTTATCGCTCATTATTGTTGTCGTTATTTATAAACTCACTTTAAAAAAAACACTGCTATTTTCAATTTTAATGTTGGTTTTAGGACTCACTGTTTTTATAAGTGAACCTTTATATCGCTATTTGGAATTACCAAAAGTTCCTGTTTTATTTTCAAATTATTTATCTAAAACTGATGGTTCCATTTTTACCATTATTCCTTGGTTTGGCTATGTGGCTTTTGGCGCTTTTATTTCGACATTGTTTTATCGTTATGTAGAACGACCGAAATTTAAAATGGCCATTGTTTCTGGCTTTTTTGTTTTCGGAATTGCATTAACCTTTACATCGTCTTGGTTATTTATGAAACTGTATTATTGGTTGGATATTTCGACTTTTAAAGAGGTTGCTTACTATAATTATTTGTTTACCAGACTTGGAAATGTATTCATAATATTTTCGTTTTTTTATTTAGCCGAGAATTATATTAAACAACCTTTGATTCTTAGAATTGGACAAAAAACATTGTCTATATACGTCATTCACTTCATCATAATTTATGGCAGTTTTACAGGACTTGGTTTAACGCAATTTATAGGAAAAACACTTCTACCTTGGCAAGCCATCATTGGTGCTTCACTCTTTTTATCTGTCGTTTGTTTTATGTCGTTTTATTATGCTAAAACGAATGCATTTGTATATTCCAATGTGCAGAAATTAGTAGATAAGTTCAAGCGTTATACCAGATAATATTATGGCACATTAGCGCAATTTTAAAATAAGAAAAGACCACCTAATTAAAGATGATCTTTTCACTTTCATAGCAATTTAATCCCATTCCTTATATAGAATGTAGATTAATAGCATTATACTTACGTAATTTTAATAGTAAAGGTTTTATATAATTTAAAATCATGAAAAAACTCATAGAAAAATTTTACACAGCCTTAAATAATTGTGACGACAAATCCATGCTAGCTTGTTATCATGATGATGTGATTTTTAAAGATCCTGCCTTTGGAACCTTAAAAGGCGAACGCGCCAAAGCCATGTGGACCATGCTATGCGAATCCCAAAAAGGCAAAGATTTTAAAGTTGAATTTTCAAATGTCGAATCCAATGCCGAAACTGGGTCTGCCCATTGGGAAGCTTTTTATACTTTTAGTAGAACTGGACGGAAAGTACATAACGTCATAAAGGCTTCATTTGAATTTAAAGATGGCTTAATCATTCGCCACACTGACGAATTTGACTTACACATATGGGCAAAACAGGCTATGGGAATAAAAGGGATTTTCTTTGGTGGTATGACATTCTTTAAAAATAAACTTCAGAGTCAAACAAATACACTTTTAGACAAATTCATTAATAAAAAAAAGCTATCTAGTTAATTAGACAGCTTTTTCAGGGACAATGTTTCTTTTTAGGGACTTACGTTTACTTTATGTTTCATTGTGTTATTTATACTTCAAATCTCGTGCCAAAAATTAATTTGTTATAAATTTTAACTGTAGGCTTTTACCTTGCCTTCTACACCTTTATAAAATGATCTCATAAATTCGAAATCAGCCTCCATATCATCTGTAGGATAAAATGGCTCTGATACTTTATTCTGTTTATTTTTAAAATCGAACGTGTACATTATAATTGGAACCTTGGCTTTTTTTGCGATAAAGTAGAATCCCGTTTTCCATTTTTCTACTTTTTTTCTAGTGCCTTCTGGCGATAGTGCCAATCTAAATTCGTCTTCACCTTCAAACAATTGAGCAATGGTTTCTACTTTATTTTGACCAGGTGTTCTGTCTAAAGCCTTTCCTCCTACAGCTCTAAAGTAGTAACCAAAAGGCCAAGTAAAGAGTTCTTTTTTTCCAACAAAGTTAGTTTTCAAATCAACAACACGCCTGAGTAATAACGAGATATAGAAATCACTCCAACTGGTATGTGGTGCTGCTATAATTACAGCTTTCTTAATCGTGTCTTTAGAAAAATTGGTATTACCGACAACTTTCCATCCCAATAATTTAAAATATATGAATTTAGCTAACCAGCGCATCTAATACTATAGGTTTATTAATCTCGAATGACTTTTAAAGTACTAAGTCAAACTTTTTGACATTCATTATATTTAAAATGAACTTTTTTAATACGCTTATTATGTAATTCGGAATTACATTTTTTTATAAAGCTCCAGAAGTTTTTGCCTTGTCATAATGGTTTTCCAGTTTTTACCAATGGCATTTTCCCAAAGCGGTTCTAAGCTTAAAGCTACATCAATCATCTTATCGAATTGGTCTTCCTCTAAATCGGCACAGATACCTTGTGGTAATTCAATATTGTGTTTGGCTTTCATCTGCTTAAAAATAGCCACGCCTTCTGGGTAATAGTCTTCCAAATGATCAAAAACGATACAATTACCAATACCGTGTTTTATTCCTAAAAGATACCCCAAACCATAACTCATAGCATGTGCTACGCCGACTTGTGAATAAGCAATACTCATACCGCCATGCCAAGAGGCCATCATTAATTTATCTTGAGCCTCTTCTTTAGTGAGTACATCTTTTAAGAAGATTTCTTTACAAAGTTCAAAGGCTTTCTCGCCGTAACTCTGACTAAACGCATTTAAAAATGTACCATTTAGTGATTCTACGCAATGTACAAAACAATCCATGCCTGTATAAAACCATTGTTCTTTTGGCACATCTTTAGTTAATTCTGGATCTAAAATCACTTGATCAAAAGGTGTATAATCACTATTTATGCCTAGTTTACGTACTGGACCAGTTAAAATTGTAGTTCGTGAAACTTCAGCTCCTGTACCAGAAAGTGTTGGAATACCAACATGGTAAATCGCAGGATGCTTAATTAGATCCCAACCTTGGTAATCTTTCGATTCTCCTTTATTGGTGAGCATCAAAGACACCGCTTTAGCGACATCTAAAACAATTCCTCCACCAATACCAATAATACCAGAAGGCAATTCGCTATATTCTAGAATAACATCTTCTACTAACTGGTCTATTTGCTCAGTTCTCGGTTCTTCAACCGTTGGCACATATATAATTTTATCCTTATAAGACAGAGTAATTCGCGAAGTTAACCAATGATTGCCCTTAAAGACATCATCCACATAAAAAATAAATGGTGCATTACGTCCTTTGCGCTTTGAAGCGAGAATTTCATCGAGCTGATTGAAACTTCCGCGTCCAAAAATAACTCGGGACACCATTGGATAATTTTTGTATATCATTTACTTTATATCTTTAACAAAAATAACAACTTAGTTTATAATTACTACTTATTTAAATGAAATTGTAATTTATCATTAAACAGACCAAAATGCCATTTACCAATGCCGGATTGATACTTATAGGAATTGGCATTTCTATTTTTTTTTCCTAATTTCCATTTTACTCCAAAACAAGAATCTACGTAGGTGTTAAAAAACTCAAAATGAGACCGTCTATTCCATGTATGTTGATTGAGAATTTTCAAAATTTCTATTTAAAAAAATCTAAAATTTCAGTTAAACTCGTTACCGTGGCATAATTAATTCCATTAGCTTCTTTTTTGGTCACAGTTTCATGTTGCCATGTGGTGTGAAACGGCACGTGAATCGCTTCAGATCCAATTTTTATTAATGGTAAAATATCGGATTTCAATGAGTTTCCAACCATTAAAAAAGCCTCTGGTTCAATATCTAATCGCTTTAATAATTGTTTATAATTAGTATCGTGTTTCTCACTTAACACTTCAATATGATGGAAATATTTTAACAAGCCGGATTTTTCCAATTTTCGTTCTTGGTCCAATAAATCTCCTTTGGTAGCTACTATCAATCTATAATCCTTAGACAATACTTTAAGCACTTCTTCTACGCCATCCAACAACTCAATCGGTTTATTGATCATGTCTTTTCCGATTTTTAGCATTTGAGCAATAACGTCGTTAGACACTTTACCGTTAGATAATTCTAAAGCCAACTCAACCATAGATAAAATAAAACCTTTGACACCATAACCATAGGTTGGAAGATTTTTAATTTCCATTTTAAAAAGTTCCTGATCTATTTTATTTGGTGTTTCGTAAAGCGATAATAACTGTCCAGCTTCTTCTTCAGCTTCCCTGAAATAAGTTTCATTGACCCAAAGGGTATCATCTGCATCGAAGCCTATTACTTTTATGTTTTCGTATGTTTTGTTCAATTTTATTCTTTTTCTTTGACAACTATTCTTAAGTGTGAACAACTCGCGAGTTGTCCTTACGCTTATTTTTGATGTTATTTCCACAAACGTTTTGCGCGTTCCAAATCTTCTGGTGTGTCAATTTCCACACCTTGTATTGCGGTTTCTACCATTTTAATGCGTTTCCCATATTCTAAATATCTGATGCACTCAATTTTTTCCGAAGCTTCTAAAAATTGCATAGGTAAAACAGTAAAATCCAATAAAGCCTGTTTTCTAAACGCATAAATCCCCTTGTGTTTAAAATAGCGTGCACCTACATTTTTATCCCTTGGAAATGGAATTGCATTTCGGGAAAAATACAAGGCAAAATTCTGTTGGTCCACTATTACTTTCACGGTATTTGAATTGTTGATTTCTTCCCAATCCTTAATTTCAACCATTAACGACGCCAAATCAATTTCTTTGTCTTTGTCATCTTTAAAAACATTAATTACTTTTGCTAAACTTTCACGCTCCGTAAATGGTTCATCGCCCTGTACATTGATGACAATATCGCAATCGACATTTGCTACCGCCTCTGCAATCCTATCGCTTCCGGATTCATGTTCTTTAATACTCATAATGGCTTTTCCTCCATTATTTACGATTTCATCAAAAATTATATCACTATCGGTTACGACATAAACTTCACTAAATAAATTAGTGGCAACTGTAGCTTCATAAGTTCTTAGAATGACTGATTTTCCTGCTAAATCTTGCATCAATTTTCCGGGAAATCTTGATGCACCATAACGTGCAGGAATCATGGATATAATTTTCATTTAGGTGATTTATATGATGAAATCAAAATTTGAAATGAGTTCAATTTCAAAAATAAGGTTTTAAGATGATTTCGGTCGATTTCGTCGTAACTTTTTATAGAGTTTGTAAATCATGTACAATAGGAATAACACTAAAACAATCGCCAATATTGGTAAAAATATAGAGACTACGGACATAACGATTGATGTTCCTGTTTCAATTGTGGAAACCACAGGATTACCTAATCCAGCAGTTGAAACCGTAGATCCCAAACGGGTTGCACTCGCCGAACTTTTCACAGCTGCAGCAGTTCCACCACCTGCAATAATGGCCAAAGCCCAAGTGATAGCAGGACTTAGATCTGCGACCGTTGACACCATTACTGCTGTTCCAGCAATAGTGGCTAGCGGAATGGCAATGGTATCCAAAGCATTATCAACAATAGGAATGTAATAAGCTATGATTTCTACAACCGTTGCAATACCTAAAGTTATTACCGCAGTTGTACTGCCAATCCACAACCAAGAATCGTTAAGTTCCCAAACGCCAAAATAGGCTGCTAAACTCAAGGCAAATAAAGGTAAGAACACTCTAAAACCTACGGATGCTGAAAGTCCGATGCCGAGAAAAATACTTAAAATTGTTTCTGTCATAGTCTAAATCAATTCAAATCTTGCTCTACAAACATCTCATCCTTAAACCCTATTAAATAGAGTTTTTCCTTTGCCCTCGTAATTGCCGTGTACAACCAACGAATGTAATCCCTATCCATTCCATTTGGTAAATACGGTTGCTCCACAAAAATAGTATTCCATTGTCCACCTTGCGATTTATGGCAGGTAATGGCATAAGAAAACTTCACTTGTAAAGCATTAAAAAATTTATTGTTCTTAACACCCAAAAAGCGCTTATATTTCGACGGTTCCTCTTCATAATCCTTAGACACTTCTTGGTATAATCGGTTGGATTCTTCGTAACTGAGTGAAGCACTTTCTACATCTATGGTGTCTAAAAGCAAAACGGTTTCAAAAGGTTTCATATTGGGATAATCTACCATTTTTACGTTTACTTCAGCAAATCTAAATCCGTATAACTCTTTGATACTGAAAATCTCCAACACCTCAATAATGTCGCCATTGGCAATAAAACCAGCTTCTGTTGTTGGTTTTATCCAGAAATAATTATTCTTAACTACCATTAAATAATCACCTGCAGACAATTCGGTTTCATTAAATAGAATACGTTGTCTAATTTGTTGGTTATAAGCATTAGCGCGTTTGTTACTTCGTACAATAATGGCTGTTTCCTCATAACCATCCGCACTATAAGCATCGTTGATAGCATCCATTATTTCATAACCATCAATTAAGCGGACGCTGTCGGTAAAACCATTCAAATTGAATTTGAAACTCTCATAAAAATTAGATTCTAAAACAGCTCGCAGTTCTGTAGCATTACTCAAAATTCCTGAATCCTGTTCTTGTCGGACGACTTCATCCAACTCAATCCCAATCACATCTTTGTTATAATTTAAACTGAGTTTATTTTCGTCTAACGCAGGACTTAAATCCGATTTCACAGGTGGTAACTGTGCTTTATCTCCAATTAAAAGTAATTTACATTCATGACCGGAATACACATATTGCATTAAGTCGTCGAGTAAAGAACTGCCATCAAATGATTTTGAATCCGAAGGCGTATCAGGAATCATTGATGCTTCGTCTACAATAAAAATTGTGTTACGATGTTTATTGGGTTGCATTGTAAAACGAACTCCACCACCTTTATCTTTTTTAGGAAAATAAATTTTCTTATGAATGGTATACGCCTCCTTTTTCGAATAATTTGAAATTACTTTCGCGGCCCTTCCTGTTGGAGCCAATAAGACGGCACTTTTTTTTGCTTGCCATAAATTTGACACTATGGTACCAATAATGCTTGTTTTCCCGGTTCCGGCATAACCCTTCAATAAATAAATCGAATTTTTATTGGAATCAAAAATAAATTGTGACAATTGCATCAACACCATATCTTGCTTGGAGGTTGGTGTAAATGGGAACTTAGATTTTAATAAGGAATAGAATGCAGAAGCATTGGAAATCATATAAAAATAATTAGAAAGCAAGATAGCATTATTCTCATTTTTTATAGATGATTTTCTTATTAAGTTATAGTTTTTTAATTAATTTTATTTTAGATAGTTTTAACCAACAAAAAAAAATTGTAGATTTGCGAGAGACCTTAATCAATACTTAATTAATAAATAAACAGCATGAATGTAATTATAGCGATTGTAGTTATTATAATATTGACCTTCGGAATTGTGTGGTTAATAGATAAATTTGTTCCAAAGAAATTAAAGCCTATTATTAACATCGTACTTTGGGCATTGATCATTTTCTTAGGCTACATTACATACATGTCTATTTACAAGGAAATACAGTTTAACCAATTGAAAGAAAAACGTTTTAAGGTGGTTATTGATCGTCTTATAGACATCAGGGATTCTCAGTTGGCTTACAAGGAGGTAAATGGCTCTTACACAGATAGTTTTGATAAATTAATAAACTTTGTTGAAAACGGAAAAGTACCAATTACCCAGAGACGTGATACGTTGGTCTTAGACGAAGAAAGAACAAAAGCTTTTGGTGGAGTTGAAACCATGAAAACAATCACATTAATTGACACTTTAAGTTTTTATTCCGTTAAGGATTCATTATTTGATGGTAGTGATCGTTATAAAAACATGATGGATGTAGGTGTCGGTAAAGAAGGTGCTAAATTTACCTTGAAAGCTGGTAGACTAGATGAATTCGCTGTATTTGAAGCAAGTGTGGATAAAGAAGTTATTCTAGATGACCAAGAGCAATACTTAATCGAAAAAGAAAAGCAAGTGGTTTCTGTGGACGGTGTTAATGGACCAGCTTTAACCGTGGGCTCCATGAACGAAGTATACACAAAAGGAAACTGGCCAAAAAGCTACACAAATAAAGAATAGTTTGAAAATAAACGTAATTAAAGAACTGTCCATTCAAATTAATTTGAATGGGCTTTCTTTTTGTATTCTAAATAAAACTAACCATACCATTGAATTTCTCAAATCCATTGCCTTTGAGCAAAAACTTAATCCTGTTGAAGTTCTCAATCGTTTAAAAACAGAGCTAAGCAGTAATACCGTTTTTTCTCAAGATTTCAATGCTGTTTTAGTGATTCACCAAAATGAATTGGCAACCTTAGTGCCAGAACAATTATATGATGCAGCACATAAAGTTGATTATTTGAAATTTAACTCAAAAATTCTGGGTAACGATTTTATTACGGAAGATGAAATTCCTGTAAATAAAAGCGTGAATGTTTATGTGCCCTATGTAAATATCAATAATTATATTTTTGACACCTTTGGTGAGTTTGTGTATAAACATTCATCTAGCATCCTTATTGATTCGCTTTTACAACATACTGAAACCAAAGAAGCGCCAATTATTCACATTCATGTCAATAAAAGCACCATTGAATTGTTGGTCATAAAAAATGGCAAACTGCAGCTCTTTAATGTATTTGAATACCATAGTAAAGAAGATTTTACCTATTATGTTCTATTCGTATTTGAGCAATTAAATTTAGATGTTGAAACTACTGCAGTCGAATTGAGTGGACAAATAGACAATGATGATGAACTCTTTAAGATTCTTTACATGTACGTGAGACATGTAAGTTTTATTGAAAAAAAATATAGTTTTGATATTACTGCAGAAACGGCCCCAAGCCACTTACACCAACACTATTTAATTTTAAATTCCTTTTAATGCGTATTATCTCTGGATTGTATAAAGGCAGACGAATTACAGCTCCTAAAAAATTACCCGTGAGGCCAACAACAGATATGGCGAAAGAAGCGTTGTTCAATATCTTGAACAATCAGTACTATTTTGATGATATCTCGGTTTTGGATTTGTTCTCTGGCACAGGTAACATCAGCTATGAGTTTGCATCGAGAGGCACAGAACAAATTACTGCTGTGGATGCTAATTATGGCTGTATAAAATTCATCAATGAAACTGCTGAAGCTTTTGAAATGCCTATCAATACTATCAAAAGTGATGTGTTTAAGTTTTTAGAAAAATCAAATCAAAAACATACAATCATATTCGCTGATCCGCCTTACGATTTCGATGTTGAAGCGTTTTCTAAAATTCCAGAATTGATATTTGAAAATGGACAATTAGAAGATGAAGGGTTATTGATTGTGGAACATTCGAAACATACCGACTTAAGTTATTTAGAAAACTATTCCCATTCTAAAAGTTATGGAGGAAATGCGTTTAGTTTTTTTCAAAATTAATTGATTATCAGTTTTGTAGCTGAATTCTGAATTAAATATTTTTACTACATTTATAAGCCTTGACAGAATATTCTGTTATTATTTCTACGTCTTATTCTATGATTGTTATGGTTAAAGCTATTAATTAAAACCAAACAATTATGAAAATTTTAAAAAAAGGGATTTTAATCCTATCCATTGCATTATTTGCTTTCAATTTCTCAAATGCTCAAGACGAGCAACCAACCATGTTTGTGGTACACACAGACAATGTGAAATTTGAAATGATGCCCAAGTACGAAGAAATCGCTCTAAAGTTTAAACAAAGTTGCGAAGAAAATGACATGAAGGATATGAGCTGGACCACTATCTCTGTTGAAGACGGCCGTTATGTCTATGTTTCACCTATTAAGAACATGGCTGATTTAGACACAAATCCTATGCAAGGTTTAGCCCAAAAAATGGGAAAAGAAAAAATGGGAAAAATGTTTGATGACATGGACGAATGCTATGACTCCCATAGCGATGCCATAATACATTATGTACCTAAACTTTCATTTATACCAGAAGGCTATAGTACAAAAGATAAAAATCACAGAGAATACCATTTTCTATATTACGCTCCTAAAAATGAAGCAGAAATGCGTGATGCTTTGGGCAAAGTAAAGGATATGTACAAAACAAAAGATTCAAAGGCTGGATACGAAGTTTATAAAAGTGGCTTTGGCAGTGATGAAAACTATTTTATGGTGGCCATAGCAGGAACAGATGGACTAGAAATAGAAAAAGGAGGAGAAGAAAACAAGAAGCTTTTAGGAAATGAGCAAGAAGCTGCACTTTGGGAGGTCATAAAATTAGCCACTAAGTATGATAAAGTAGAAGCCACTATTCGACCAGAACTGAGCTACTATCCGTCAAACGAATAAGCTCTAAATAACGTTGTAGTTTCAAAATTTACTCAAATGTCCCTTCAAGTGTTTCGATAAAAAAGTCGGAAAACTTGAAGGGACTTTAATTTACGCTTATAGTTCCAACAGCACTTGGTTTTGATGAAGTCAGCAAAACCAAATTTAAGTGCTTCAAGTCTAGGACGAAAATCACAAAAGCTTCACTTAGTATATTAAAGCGTATGTACAAATTCAACTTTCCACATATTAAAGTATTTAGCCCGTTACATTTTCAATTCAAAAATTCTTCTTAATTTCCCGTAAAATTCTACGTTGGAAACCCCTAAACCCAAACACAAAAAAACGACTTCCCAAAAATGGAGGAAGCGGATAATTGTTACGGTTTTGATTATTGTTTTAGTCCCAACGACGCTATTTACCATAGGTTGGCTCAACAGAGACACCATTATTGACGTATTGCAAGATTGGTATCTCGAAAACAATTCTGGGACGTTAACTATAGGCGAAGTGAATGCTAGTTTTATAAGCGGTTTTCCAAACGTCGGGTTCACTTTGAAAGACATCAAACATTCCAATACTGATTCAATTTCAGATAAATTCTCCAATATTGAAATCGAAGAAGCCAAAATAGTTATTGGCGCAGGTAATCTGTTACGCGGTAATATTAAGTTTGAAAATATAACGATTAAAAATGCCGTCATCGCTTCGGAAGTCATTTCTGAAAAGTCTTTAGCTTACCACGAGCTATTAAAATATGACAAAGAAAACAAGCAACGGAAAGGCATACAAATGCCGAAATGGTTGCATGAGGATGGTGTCATTTTTTTGTTGGAAAATGTAAAATACGTTACTAAAGACAGTATTCTAAACAAGAATTTTGACTTAGATATCCATAAAATTGAAGGATCTTATAAAAAAGATGCGCTCCAGCTCCATGGAAACCTCAACATGAACTTAACAGTTAATGAATTAGGGTTTAACACTAAAAAAGGTACTTATTTTAATGGAGCCCATGTTTCAGGACAGCCTGATTTTACAATAAATTTAGAAAAAGATATCATTTCGGTACCCGAATTTTTATTTAAAGTCGATGAACAGAATTTTAACTTAATTGCAAGTTTTGACTTGGTGGATGGCAATCAATATGATTTTAAACTTCAAAATTCAAACACTGATTTTAATGCTCTCAAAGGCTTATTGTCAGATAATATCGTTACAAAAATAGAAAAATACGATATAGAAAAACCCATCGAAACCAATCTGCATCTCTTTGGAAACTTCGCTTATGGCAGTAATCCCAATATTGAAGTCGATTTTTCTACCGATAGCAATACAGTTACTATTAAAGAAAAGATACAGCTTAAAAACTTAGCTTTCAAAGGTCACTTAACCAATGAGATTTATACAACGGATAGTTTGAAAAGCGCTAAAAAATCTGCCAAAGATTTAAAAATAACATTTAATCATTTTAAAGCCAATTTGGATGATATTAAAGTTGATCTTGATAATTCTTACTTTCAGAGCACACCAGAAGCGCTGAACTTTATAGAAGCCAATATTAATTTAAACGGAAGCAATGAAGCATTGGCAAAACTAATTGAAACCGATAATTTTGATTTTCAAGGTGGAACGTTTCGGTTCAATGCTATTATTTCTGGAGACATTCCCTCGACTCGGCAATTTGTTGATAAAGCGACCGGCAAATTCAAATTAAAAGACACTCGGGTTATTCTCAAAAAAAATGGATTACAATTACCAATCCAGTCCATTGACCTAGCATTGAATAGAGAAAACTCCACATTGCGAAAATTAATTATCAACTTTCCAAATGGCGAGGATTTAGTACTTAAAGGCCAACTTAAAAATATCTCTGGCCTTTTGTCTAAAAATCCAGAAATCCCAACCACAAGTAATATTTCATTCGATTCTGAACAGTTAAATATTAATGACCTTATTGCGTTGTCGAAAAAATTCATGCCAAAATCCAGGAAACATATTGATAACCGAAAAAATCTACATGAAATCTTAGAAGCTGTCTATACCCAATTCCATCCTAGTTTCGAAATAAATGTGGATGAATTAACCTATAACGATGTGACCATATATGATCACAAATCCCAAATAGATTTAGTGGATTCCAAAACCATTCAACTGTGGAATTTTGATTTCAATTATTTAGATGCACGTACCAACTTAAAAGGAAGCGTTGTTGTCCCAGAACCCGAAAGTAATTTACGGGATGCCATTTATATTAATGCCGACGCCACGTCTAACGGAGACATTACTGTATTTCAGAACCTGTTTGACATTCAACTTTT
Protein-coding sequences here:
- a CDS encoding HAD family hydrolase, whose amino-acid sequence is MNKTYENIKVIGFDADDTLWVNETYFREAEEEAGQLLSLYETPNKIDQELFKMEIKNLPTYGYGVKGFILSMVELALELSNGKVSNDVIAQMLKIGKDMINKPIELLDGVEEVLKVLSKDYRLIVATKGDLLDQERKLEKSGLLKYFHHIEVLSEKHDTNYKQLLKRLDIEPEAFLMVGNSLKSDILPLIKIGSEAIHVPFHTTWQHETVTKKEANGINYATVTSLTEILDFFK
- a CDS encoding heparan-alpha-glucosaminide N-acetyltransferase domain-containing protein, whose protein sequence is MNPNRLYFIDAVRAFAILMMLQGHFIDTLLDPSYKDQRNTVFKIWEYFRGITAPTFFTISGLIFSYLLIKAKRSGNVKQRMRKGFTRGLMLIGIGYLLRAPIFQWLIGEFNSYFLVIDVLHCIGLSLIIVVVIYKLTLKKTLLFSILMLVLGLTVFISEPLYRYLELPKVPVLFSNYLSKTDGSIFTIIPWFGYVAFGAFISTLFYRYVERPKFKMAIVSGFFVFGIALTFTSSWLFMKLYYWLDISTFKEVAYYNYLFTRLGNVFIIFSFFYLAENYIKQPLILRIGQKTLSIYVIHFIIIYGSFTGLGLTQFIGKTLLPWQAIIGASLFLSVVCFMSFYYAKTNAFVYSNVQKLVDKFKRYTR
- a CDS encoding RNA methyltransferase, translating into MAYAEFLADCIRQQLKEKRTHFDEMKMMGGLHLKVDHKMLCGIHIDNNYGDSLIMARIGQAIYETELKKPECLPMDFTDRAIKGYIFVTPEGFDTDNDLPYWLDLCLEFNPLVKARKFKKKTK
- a CDS encoding 1-acyl-sn-glycerol-3-phosphate acyltransferase — its product is MRWLAKFIYFKLLGWKVVGNTNFSKDTIKKAVIIAAPHTSWSDFYISLLLRRVVDLKTNFVGKKELFTWPFGYYFRAVGGKALDRTPGQNKVETIAQLFEGEDEFRLALSPEGTRKKVEKWKTGFYFIAKKAKVPIIMYTFDFKNKQNKVSEPFYPTDDMEADFEFMRSFYKGVEGKVKAYS
- a CDS encoding iron-containing alcohol dehydrogenase family protein, translating into MIYKNYPMVSRVIFGRGSFNQLDEILASKRKGRNAPFIFYVDDVFKGNHWLTSRITLSYKDKIIYVPTVEEPRTEQIDQLVEDVILEYSELPSGIIGIGGGIVLDVAKAVSLMLTNKGESKDYQGWDLIKHPAIYHVGIPTLSGTGAEVSRTTILTGPVRKLGINSDYTPFDQVILDPELTKDVPKEQWFYTGMDCFVHCVESLNGTFLNAFSQSYGEKAFELCKEIFLKDVLTKEEAQDKLMMASWHGGMSIAYSQVGVAHAMSYGLGYLLGIKHGIGNCIVFDHLEDYYPEGVAIFKQMKAKHNIELPQGICADLEEDQFDKMIDVALSLEPLWENAIGKNWKTIMTRQKLLELYKKM
- a CDS encoding DUF4126 domain-containing protein → MTETILSIFLGIGLSASVGFRVFLPLFALSLAAYFGVWELNDSWLWIGSTTAVITLGIATVVEIIAYYIPIVDNALDTIAIPLATIAGTAVMVSTVADLSPAITWALAIIAGGGTAAAVKSSASATRLGSTVSTAGLGNPVVSTIETGTSIVMSVVSIFLPILAIVLVLFLLYMIYKLYKKLRRNRPKSS
- a CDS encoding nuclear transport factor 2 family protein codes for the protein MKKLIEKFYTALNNCDDKSMLACYHDDVIFKDPAFGTLKGERAKAMWTMLCESQKGKDFKVEFSNVESNAETGSAHWEAFYTFSRTGRKVHNVIKASFEFKDGLIIRHTDEFDLHIWAKQAMGIKGIFFGGMTFFKNKLQSQTNTLLDKFINKKKLSS
- the kdsB gene encoding 3-deoxy-manno-octulosonate cytidylyltransferase, with translation MKIISMIPARYGASRFPGKLMQDLAGKSVILRTYEATVATNLFSEVYVVTDSDIIFDEIVNNGGKAIMSIKEHESGSDRIAEAVANVDCDIVINVQGDEPFTERESLAKVINVFKDDKDKEIDLASLMVEIKDWEEINNSNTVKVIVDQQNFALYFSRNAIPFPRDKNVGARYFKHKGIYAFRKQALLDFTVLPMQFLEASEKIECIRYLEYGKRIKMVETAIQGVEIDTPEDLERAKRLWK